GCACAGTTTTTTGTATATCATCACAGCGTTCATTAAGGTCAGACTGTgataagaaaaaagaaaaaaaaaataaataagcaaaGATTATTGTATAAAGCGAAAATGAGGAAAAACGAAAACATACAGCATCCAATCCAAGACAAGCACCCCATTCGATCAATGTGATACGATGGTCATTATTCGAGTCACATGATTCCAAGAAAGGAGCAATACAATGCTCCAAACTAACCAAAGGAGCGCGAATGGGGAAAAGTTCGTGACGTGAGACGGAACGATCAGTGTCACCATCTAAATCACACCACTTCCAAACGGCAGCATTGGCCCAACGACGAGTCATATTGGTTTCAGCTTCCAATTCCATTTGCATGTAATGTTCAGTGAGTTCATCACGTTCGGCCAAATCACGCATAACGTTGAAAAGCCAATCACGCATGCGACGGGGGAAATCTTTCATTTCCTCTTCGGTACATTCCTTTTGGTCATGGCATTCACCGTAGTAGTCAATGTGCAAATGGCTATTATCGGGATTAAGACAACCGGGCGCTTTAGTATCGCACAAACAACGTTGTTGATACACTGAACAATCGGAAGACcaagtttcatttttattggtACAAACACGACGACGTATATCGGTTTCTTCGGGGCATTCGGGAATACAGACACATTTAGCCTCAACGCCTTCAAGTTGGCAAATACGACCAGCACCGCAGTGCATTTTTTCGCAGGGATCAACTAAAAGGAAagataattgaatatacaaaataaattttttaaattaattgcctcattttataaaacgaagcgttcagaaacgttgcattttacaaaatgaggccctatgttttaatttaaaaatttgttgaattaaaaacaattttctaaaattgtttttaattttagtttttatattattcaaaTGACAATAAACTTACTTTCAATAACAGGATTCAACAATTGATTAGTTTCAGCTACCAATTTTGTAGCAATTTCATTTTCGCGTTCAATATCTTTATTCTGCGAattccaaaaattgtatttaataaagaattttgtttGTCTTATAATAGTTTACACTTACAAGATTCTTTTCTTCCAATTGTCTCAAAAGTTCTTCATCACTCTCGTCTAAATCGAACAAATCCATATCATCCAAATCACTAATATCTTCTTCGTCAGCATTAATATGAGCAAAGGCCAACAGGCCAACGAGCATCAACAGAGCCCACTTCATGGTTCTAAAATTCAAAtggttataaatgtttaaattgtattgtttttttgatttagtcgaaaaattaaaagaaatactaaaaataatatacatatgtatgtatatgatgaTAAGAGTAGAGAGAGACTTTGTATTTTGTTTCTCATTATCTGGCTCTCTGTTTTTCCATTTactatttattaaatactaacTTGTGATGGCTTTAAATGAATGAACTTTTTTAAACGGCAAACTTGAGGAAATCTAGGGGTATTTCAAACTATTAcgatttttgttgttaaataggccacacgtttttttgtggtacacttttaagtatgttattgtccaccaatattgatgaaacttatatggtttaaaaggttattttctctagatgtgcacaatataatttatttttaaaaaattcttttcataaaagtggtaaaaagcgttttaaatttgcttgaaaaacaacaacaacatgtttatacacatctaaatacacgtatttgtacacaaacgtTATTAGTGGACggattttgaccaccaggcgatcctagtacaaATAAAAACTTCGCGTCGTAGAAGGACTTTTAGTGAGTTAAAAATTACGCACTACacttgtaaaaaattaataacgtTCTAAAGTTATTCTATCCTAAACATTGTTctctttatagaaaaatgtccgAGATATCTAACTTTAGAAggctatacaaaattaattatatggATTTGGAGTTATTCGTCAGAAAATTAGtagaaaatatactttaaatttcaaagaaatagGAGTTTGTGATAATCCACACCGAGTCAAATTAAAGTGGAATTACCCAATAATGAATTCCCATTAGCGAAAACCTTTTATGGAgttattattttatacaattgCAAAAAATCGAATTACAAGGTAGTGGTAATTACACCAGTAATTTATTACACAATGTAATCATTACCTGGTAAATTGAACTTATTAGCGCagttcactgttaagtgcgaatggtattgcatcattgcaaatgcaaaattgtaaatgtttttgtgtgtattttgttattggattacggtaaaatgttgcatttgcaatgatgctagaccattcgcacttaaaagtgaataccgctattgaaaatttcacagtagtttttttatttaccttaaaaatttagtagaaataaagaaatttttatgatcaataatacgaaaaaaatgttgccttGACCAATTGgcgaattcatttatttaaatatatcaaACATTTCGTTTTCGTACTGCATAATTTTGCAATCAAATACATCTGTTGAACATCAgtttttgtaattaatatttacatttgAAATGTATTTCATATGAATGCAGGCATCGTCATTATTTCCATTACACAAATACAATTCCATAAAGAgttaaaaaataggaaaaatgcATTGCAAACATAGAAATATAATTGCAAATCTTACAATTaagatttatttctaaaatacaaaTCATGTGAGAATAAAGAGTTGTAGTATTTTCCAATTGAGCAAAAAGAGAGAaacaaccaaataaaaaaaaaataatgaagatcaaaattctttgaaattttaaaaatattaaatgtaaacaatatttacaaaaaaaatgagaTCATTTTTTATGTGGACGTTCatatatacacatgtatttGTACATACATTTGATTTCAGATACAGAGTGTTTTAAAAAGAGGAGTTCCATTTTAGATCAAGAGTTTCATTAAAAGTTAATGATaagtattttcaaaacattttaagcCATATTTAAAGTGAACAAAATAAACGAGTTTTTCTTGTCTAAAATTCTCTTGTGGGAATACACACGTTATCAAACGTAACTTTTTGGCacatttgagtttttaaattaaaaataaaaattgagcgGCACTGTATAACATCTCCTAAAGAAACACcccttcaaaattaaaaaatatattgtatgtgTACATAAAAAATGGTTTCATCAACGGAAATACAAATATTGAGTTTGTGAACAGAGCATTAACGAATTGATAAGGATTAGATGATAAGCCGTGTATAATTACACACAAAGCaatattaaataagtaaaatgtatgaaacaaaaatatttttaaaattcatacataattgacagttttaaagaaatcttgaacaatttcgattattttaaataaagctttatTTAAGTTTTCAACATGAAAGGTCAATTCTCCTTAtctttttgtagtaatttatattttcagggACATGGCACACATACCCGTAATATTTAGTTtactattgtttttttttcatattaatttgtTGTGGGTAATGTACAGTGGTCGAcataagtctacgtacgaccacaatttttgccactttattagtaaataaaaaaataataatgcagttttgtttgaaatctatttttattgctatgcaccaaaaaaaaattttgttgctatgtaaacttgcaaaattattcaaaaaacaataaaaaaacattgacaaaaagtctacatacgaccacagcatgtaatggtttttttttgaatactaacagataagcatgcaatttattaagtctacagttcaaacaatattcagtaactttAAAAACACTGGTAGAGTTAAAAACAAGCCGCGAAGTGGTTGCCCAAAGAAACTACATCGTAGAGatgtaatcttcattttaaaagaagtcaacaaaaactcaaaagtaaataccacaaaattggccaaagaactcgcaacaagatcagaagttattgttcatccacgaacaattcaaagaaccttaaataataatggtaattaaagcagaactcctcgtaaattagcgaacggatcgcaaacttcgtttggaattcgcccaaaagcactttgaaaaagacatggaattctggaagcgaattttgttcactgatgagttgaagtataacatatttTGAAGTGATGGGAGAGATAAAGTATGGCACAAAACAATTACAGCAATGGATCCGAAAAACTTACTCgctacagttaagcatggtgttggcagtgtgatggtttggggtactgtcgctgcttctggagtggaaaagttagtgtttattgaggataatatggatcgttatcagtacaaatcaattttggaacaaaactTGAGAGCATCcgttgatattttaactcttggttaaagttggatttttcagcTAACGATCCGAAACATTGGTCTCAAATTGTCAAAGATTTGCTACTCTACCATGCTCCATGACAATTGTACACACCACCTCAAAGCCCggacttaaattttattgagcacgtgtgggaaattttacaacggaagatccgaaaacatcttattacttgtacaccaatgttaaaggagaactttccagaagaatggcaaaatataacgtccgcagaactggaaaatttagttgcttcgatgcccagacgcttgtagatgcccgtggtggcaaacgaaatattgaatttaatgaaaatttgtattcgctggaaaatgtttatttagtgtacagatcgtatgtagacttttgtctacattttttttataaaactgcatcattacatttaattaatattgttttagaAGTCCGCGTgttacgaaaataatggtcgtatgtagacttttgtcggtcactgtatataaaattaaaaggagggaaaaaaaattatgtgtatcataataaaaactaaacagaaacatttttctttattacaATGAATAGTGTGTGTATGCATGGAACCATATGAGCAAACTTCTATTACACCCTACTATGCTGCTGGTGTTCTAATAATCAGCATAGCATTTtgaaatgggtcaaaatcgataATTCATTCAGATAAGTTAGTTTGAAGTTAGAcaaggatttaaaaaaaaaattaattggagCTGATCCATACATGAATTTTCGAAAAAGAGATTGTTCAGTATTTTTTTcctttgagtgatcacagagaATTGTGCATTTCCGAAATATGTACGTCATTTGGCAGAATCATCTCTCAAAAATGTTCAAACTATTTTGTTAGTCTCttctagggatgccaaacgagaccgggattcgggattttagaaatgtaaattccGGGATcacgggatttttcgggacttcgggattttagttaaatgtcaaaatacatcaagttcaacaataaaaactatttatttcgttaatacactaagtaaaaattgaattaaaatatatttgacacAAAATATAGTTCATATTTATATTCGTATTCTTTATAAGAGTGtgaaatccataacaaaactgaaaaaaatataaaagtattgttttattttataacaaaaaatatccgtctgtctgtttaaaacaCTATAGGGCACAAACGAAAGAAGCCAGCTGGCTAAAATTTTCCGCATATACTCTCTATTGAtaagttttgttttgtattgaaattgatGGACCATAATTTCCCCTAGCCtcatactgtttgagcagtcataaatatgttgattatgcggcaatccttatacAATTTTGCACACAATAATTCCTAAGTACTAGAATTTATACTGTAAAATATTGCGGAAACCGGgctacatttgtccctagtccccatacatggTCCCCTTTACAAAATGACTTTAACatttataattgtcttataataattaatatcgtgacaAAATTGAATAACCAAGTTGTATACGAAAATAAATCCTTCtatcaacttttgtgaggaccagtccataataatataaactctatatcagaaaaatattttattgtcaataaataatttgaatataatgatattaacataaatatcgatataatacattcattcataaatactgattaaagtccccatagaaggccaaaacaacatattgatggtggatatacaagattcgccacagccgaatataacactcttacttgttttatattagtaTGTACTAtaagtatgctgaaatttagctttctatttatttttgggatttgGCATCCCTAGTCTCTTCTAACAGCACTCAACCTATTCATATAAATTGACACTCAAAATAGTATTACTGTCTGCTAAAGTTTGAAAATGTGTTGCTAACTTGATACACAATATGGTTACTATTTGTTATAGTACACTTAGGCTATATGAGTCGAGATTGTAGAACAGTGGGGCTAATAAATAACCAGAGTTGTTtatatttaagaacataaacTCCTAATATTTCATCTTATTTTTGTTATACAGTTGCGAACACGAAAATAGCAGTACCactagtaaatttttttaaaacggcgtacttttttaaaaaaaatgtaaaattaaaattttgtctgttcattgtttgtaagtatttttGGAAGAATTATGACAACTTCGAAAATAAATGACTCGTGTATATGAGAATACCAGTACTGGATTATTGCATTTaggtttttattaatattttttaagagtaatgtgaaatttagttaaattttaggaatttattgtatatttaatgttaaattatttttttaagctggccacacacggttgATTTGTGAGTAtgatttgttcgtgttcgacgtcttgttacttgttaatggggctgtgcgcgaacaaaatcacaagtaaaattttcaatcacaaatcattccgtgtgtggcAAGCTTTAGTGACTCGCGCAAAAAATTGCAACATTGCTTaatgaaaatgaattttaaaactaaGAAACTTTTCCAGATAAGGATAAGGCTGTGTAAGGAAAAGGGTACgttctagggtattcaattaatcgggtttctggtttaatcggttaatcgagcaaataattaatcgaggtttagatttattcggttaataatcggttaatttaaatttattcgattaaccgaataatttatattttcattttaaattgaaaatacaacaacgaattttgtgtacataaacataaaaaacagcaaataaggtatttgagatcatttttataaacatatcgcctatttgttGCAACAACGtcaaaactcaaaatccgtgttttatgaactgagtaatacaaaatatacgcTGTTCtaaaatctttcatatagtttcatcagttttcaaaaaagtcaattattttttgtgtgtgagttttttttgttgtaaacatcaaaattaaaattcatgttttctagtATAAGTATAAGATAAGTGAAAAtttggttaaatacagattagaaagatattaacatctactgtttatatttctgaaatcgcatgatttgttgaaaatttatttaaaaaatagtaaaatgtcataaaatattcaaagacgtttttctcgaaacgacttttttgaattatgacgttgttgcagcaaatgagcgatgtgtgagttttttagggttttagttaGATCTTCTgcaataatcttttataaaaataatataatttaaacgatttttttctttagatttaataaaacttttttttggaaaaaaactctctcgctgattgtatatgttggagaaatcaaaagcatgataaagaatattcctttttggattgttttagatttttttaatttaatagtttcgtttagttgtgataaaagactcatttcaaaaaaaagttacgtctacacatg
The nucleotide sequence above comes from Calliphora vicina chromosome 1, idCalVici1.1, whole genome shotgun sequence. Encoded proteins:
- the SPARC gene encoding SPARC isoform X3, giving the protein MDLLQVANIDAKLWTPINSLLSKRTMKWALLMLVGLLAFAHINADEEDISDLDDMDLFDLDESDEELLRQLEEKNLNKDIERENEIATKLVAETNQLLNPVIEIDPCEKMHCGAGRICQLEGVEAKCVCIPECPEETDIRRRVCTNKNETWSSDCSVYQQRCLCDTKAPGCLNPDNSHLHIDYYGECHDQKECTEEEMKDFPRRMRDWLFNVMRDLAERDELTEHYMQMELEAETNMTRRWANAAVWKWCDLDGDTDRSVSRHELFPIRAPLVSLEHCIAPFLESCDSNNDHRITLIEWGACLGLDASDLNERCDDIQKTVPHLLG